One window from the genome of Buchnera aphidicola (Neophyllaphis podocarpi) encodes:
- the hisB gene encoding bifunctional histidinol-phosphatase/imidazoleglycerol-phosphate dehydratase HisB — protein sequence MSKNFLFIDRDGTLIKEPLHTLQVDKIEKLELESNVIPALIELKKHKYKFLIVTNQDGLGTSSFPILDFDLSNNFMLNLFKSQGIVFEKIFICPHFENQKCNCRKPNTKLVDKFIKNNKINTKLSYVIGDRITDLLFAKNIGIQGVRYGKYGYNWLEILKFILKRYRYAKLFRNTSETKVYIEAWLDYPGHSNIDTKINFFNHMLHQISIHSGITMNINVIGDVYIDDHHTVEDTAIVLGKVLNKILKDKIGINRFSFLLPMDESIAKCIIDISGRPYLKFKANFKYQKVGDLSTEMIKHFFYTIVYSMNINLHIEAKGENDHHIAESLFKVFGKCLQQSIKVQGNVLPSSKGII from the coding sequence GTGAGTAAAAATTTTTTATTTATAGATCGCGATGGAACTTTAATAAAAGAGCCTTTGCATACTTTACAAGTAGACAAGATAGAAAAATTAGAACTTGAATCAAATGTAATTCCTGCATTAATAGAATTAAAAAAACATAAATATAAGTTTTTGATCGTAACTAATCAAGACGGATTAGGAACTAGTAGTTTTCCAATTTTAGATTTTGATTTATCTAACAATTTTATGTTAAACTTATTTAAGTCTCAAGGTATTGTATTTGAAAAAATATTTATTTGTCCTCATTTTGAAAACCAAAAATGTAATTGTAGAAAACCTAATACTAAATTAGTTGATAAGTTTATCAAAAATAATAAAATAAATACAAAACTTAGTTATGTAATTGGTGATAGAATTACTGATTTATTATTTGCTAAAAACATAGGAATACAAGGTGTTAGATATGGAAAATATGGATATAATTGGTTAGAAATATTAAAATTCATTTTAAAAAGATATAGATACGCTAAATTATTTAGAAATACATCAGAAACAAAAGTATATATTGAAGCTTGGTTAGATTATCCTGGTCATAGTAATATAGATACTAAAATAAATTTTTTTAATCATATGTTGCATCAAATATCTATTCATAGCGGTATCACAATGAATATTAATGTTATTGGTGATGTTTATATTGATGATCATCATACTGTAGAAGATACAGCTATAGTTTTAGGTAAAGTTTTAAATAAAATATTAAAAGATAAAATTGGTATTAATAGGTTCAGTTTTTTATTACCTATGGATGAAAGTATTGCTAAATGTATTATAGATATTTCAGGTAGACCTTATTTAAAATTTAAAGCTAATTTTAAATATCAAAAAGTTGGTGATTTAAGCACAGAAATGATCAAACATTTTTTTTATACCATAGTATATTCAATGAATATTAATCTTCATATAGAAGCTAAAGGAGAAAATGATCATCATATTGCTGAAAGTTTGTTTAAAGTTTTCGGAAAGTGCTTACAGCAATCTATAAAAGTACAAGGAAATGTTTTACCTAGTTCTAAAGGAATAATTTAA
- the hisA gene encoding 1-(5-phosphoribosyl)-5-[(5-phosphoribosylamino)methylideneamino]imidazole-4-carboxamide isomerase codes for MIIPSIDLLDGKVVRLYKGNYNNKKLYNSCPFELVKKYEKAGVKCLHLVDLSGAKNFLNRQISLISQIVSSTNMNIQVGGGVRTIKDVDNLFLAGVKKVVIGSMAVTNKIELKNIFQYYSSNMLVLAIDIIIDKKNKSKNVLINGWKSSTSLTLECLIDFYSDFGLKYVLCTDISRDGTLIGPNIDLYKEISNKFKLVNFQASGGVSSLKDIICLKYSGVKNIIIGKALLENKFTILEAINVSKKNNTLFRC; via the coding sequence ATGATAATTCCATCTATTGATTTACTTGATGGTAAAGTAGTTAGATTATATAAAGGTAACTATAATAATAAAAAGTTATATAATAGTTGTCCATTTGAATTAGTAAAAAAATATGAAAAAGCAGGAGTTAAATGTTTACATTTAGTTGATTTATCAGGAGCTAAAAATTTTTTAAATCGCCAGATATCATTAATATCTCAAATTGTTTCTTCTACAAATATGAATATTCAAGTAGGAGGAGGAGTTCGTACAATAAAAGATGTAGATAATTTATTTTTAGCAGGTGTTAAAAAAGTTGTTATTGGTTCAATGGCTGTAACTAATAAAATAGAATTAAAAAATATATTTCAATATTATTCTAGTAATATGTTAGTATTAGCTATTGATATAATCATTGATAAAAAAAATAAAAGTAAAAATGTCTTAATTAACGGATGGAAAAGTTCTACTTCTTTAACTTTAGAGTGTTTAATAGATTTTTATTCTGATTTTGGTTTAAAATATGTTTTATGTACTGATATTTCTAGAGATGGTACTTTAATTGGCCCTAATATTGATTTGTATAAAGAAATATCTAATAAATTTAAATTAGTTAATTTTCAAGCTTCTGGTGGTGTAAGTTCTTTGAAAGACATAATATGTCTTAAGTATTCAGGTGTTAAAAATATTATTATAGGCAAAGCTTTACTAGAAAATAAATTTACTATTTTAGAGGCTATTAATGTTAGCAAAAAGAATAATACCTTG
- the smrB gene encoding endonuclease SmrB yields MENNKSTFISDHDLFMLYSRGTRVINQDTIFHISRKNSHKKFLSNKNFFDKDSHSYYFSNNNNDITFTYNPVSYLKDNKYFNIFKKLKQGNYKPDITLDLHGFNQYEAKKELGSLINICIKEKIFCACIMHGHGKNILKKQIPLWLSRHPDIIAFYQAPKNFGHTAALFFLIDF; encoded by the coding sequence ATGGAAAATAATAAATCAACTTTTATATCTGATCATGATCTATTCATGCTATATTCCAGAGGAACTCGTGTAATAAATCAAGATACTATTTTTCACATATCGAGAAAAAATTCTCACAAAAAATTTTTATCTAATAAAAATTTTTTTGATAAAGATTCTCATAGTTATTATTTTTCTAATAATAATAATGATATTACATTTACTTATAATCCAGTAAGTTATTTAAAGGATAATAAATACTTTAATATTTTTAAGAAATTAAAACAAGGGAATTATAAACCAGATATTACCTTAGATCTTCATGGTTTTAATCAATATGAAGCTAAGAAAGAACTAGGTAGCTTAATAAATATATGTATTAAAGAAAAAATATTTTGCGCATGTATTATGCATGGTCATGGTAAAAATATTTTAAAAAAACAAATTCCATTATGGTTATCTCGCCATCCTGATATAATAGCATTTTATCAAGCTCCTAAAAATTTCGGTCATACTGCCGCTTTATTTTTTTTAATTGACTTTTAA
- the hisH gene encoding imidazole glycerol phosphate synthase subunit HisH: MNIVLLDTGCANLSSVKWAIHKLGYNVTISKDINVILNSHKILLPGVGTPSSAMEELNKNNLISILKSYKNPILGICLGMQIMGKVSYESVEINNLNIFDINVRRLDSKNFVLPHIGWNKVNYYTNNILFKGIKPNSWFYFLHSYAMPLNKYTIADCYYGSFFSAAVQKDNYFGVQFHPEKSGNNGSKLLKNFIEI; encoded by the coding sequence ATGAATATTGTTCTTTTAGATACTGGATGCGCTAATCTATCATCTGTAAAATGGGCTATACATAAATTAGGTTACAATGTAACAATAAGTAAAGACATTAATGTCATATTAAATTCTCATAAAATATTGTTACCTGGTGTAGGTACTCCTTCTTCTGCTATGGAAGAATTAAATAAAAATAATTTAATTAGTATTTTAAAATCTTATAAAAATCCTATTTTGGGTATTTGTTTAGGTATGCAAATAATGGGAAAAGTGAGTTACGAAAGTGTTGAAATAAATAATTTAAATATATTTGATATAAATGTTAGAAGATTAGATTCTAAAAATTTTGTTTTACCCCATATTGGTTGGAATAAAGTAAATTATTATACAAATAATATATTATTCAAAGGAATAAAACCTAATTCTTGGTTTTATTTTTTACATAGTTATGCAATGCCGCTAAATAAATATACTATAGCAGATTGTTATTATGGTAGTTTTTTTAGTGCCGCTGTACAAAAAGATAATTATTTCGGCGTGCAGTTTCATCCAGAAAAATCCGGTAATAATGGTTCTAAATTATTAAAAAATTTTATAGAGATATAA
- the hisG gene encoding ATP phosphoribosyltransferase produces MLHKNRLRIAMQKSGRLSSESFDLLYRCGIKINLQQRLISFSENMPIDVMRVRDDDIPGLVIDGVVDLGIVGKNVLEEELLSRNISSIKNSYHLLSKLDFGICRLSLAIPINQNYTGPSYLNNLRIATSYPFLLKKYLDKYNINFQSCMLNGSVEIAPRAGLADAICDLVSTGATLESNGLKEVEVIYKSYACLICKSGQISNNKQNIINTLMTRIKGVIKARESKYIMLHAPIDRLNDVVNLLHGAEKPTILKLAGDKNKVAMHMVSSETLFWETMEKLKLLGASSILVLPIEKMME; encoded by the coding sequence ATGTTACATAAAAATCGTTTAAGAATTGCTATGCAAAAATCTGGACGTTTAAGTAGTGAATCTTTTGATTTATTATATAGATGCGGGATTAAAATAAATTTACAACAACGCTTAATTTCTTTTTCTGAAAATATGCCAATTGATGTTATGAGAGTTAGAGATGATGATATACCTGGTTTAGTTATTGATGGAGTAGTAGATCTAGGTATAGTTGGTAAAAATGTATTAGAAGAAGAATTATTAAGTCGAAATATTAGTTCTATTAAAAATTCTTATCATTTATTAAGTAAACTAGATTTTGGTATTTGTAGATTATCTTTAGCTATTCCTATTAATCAAAATTATACAGGTCCTTCATATTTAAATAATTTGCGTATAGCTACTTCTTATCCTTTTTTACTAAAAAAATATTTAGATAAATATAATATTAATTTTCAATCTTGTATGTTAAATGGTTCTGTTGAAATAGCTCCTAGAGCTGGATTAGCAGATGCTATATGTGATTTAGTATCTACTGGAGCTACTTTAGAATCTAATGGATTAAAAGAAGTTGAAGTTATTTATAAATCATACGCTTGTTTAATTTGTAAATCTGGTCAAATATCTAATAATAAACAAAATATTATTAATACTTTAATGACTAGAATTAAAGGTGTAATAAAAGCTAGAGAATCAAAATATATAATGCTACATGCTCCTATCGATAGATTGAATGATGTTGTTAATTTATTACATGGAGCAGAAAAACCTACTATTTTGAAACTAGCTGGAGATAAGAACAAAGTAGCTATGCACATGGTAAGTAGCGAAACTCTTTTTTGGGAAACAATGGAAAAATTAAAATTATTGGGAGCTAGTTCTATCTTGGTATTACCTATTGAAAAAATGATGGAGTAA
- the dapA gene encoding 4-hydroxy-tetrahydrodipicolinate synthase, whose translation MFRGSIVALITPMDEKGSICCNSLKKLIEYHIKNQTSAIVSVGTTGESATLNQEEHIQVVMKTLEIADNRIPIIAGTGANSTSEGISLTKRFENSGISGCLTVTPYYNKPTQEGLYQHFKCIAENTDIPQILYNVPTRTGCDLLPKTISRLAKIKNIIGIKEATGDLSRINKILELVSEKFLLLSGDDATALDFIQLGGVGVISVTANIAAKYMAKICSLALKGNFLEARKINKFLIKLHNKLFIEPNPIPIKWAAKKIGLIKSDKLRLPMTKLSYKNKLLLKKEILKIKNI comes from the coding sequence ATGTTCAGAGGAAGTATTGTTGCTTTAATAACACCAATGGATGAAAAAGGATCTATCTGTTGTAATAGTTTAAAAAAACTAATTGAATATCATATTAAGAATCAAACATCTGCAATTGTTTCTGTAGGTACAACAGGAGAATCAGCAACTCTAAATCAAGAAGAACATATTCAAGTTGTAATGAAAACTCTTGAAATAGCAGATAATCGTATTCCTATTATTGCCGGTACAGGAGCTAATTCTACATCTGAAGGAATTTCATTAACCAAAAGATTTGAAAATTCAGGAATTTCTGGTTGTTTAACAGTAACTCCTTATTACAACAAACCAACACAAGAAGGACTATACCAGCATTTTAAATGTATAGCAGAAAATACAGATATACCACAAATTTTATACAATGTTCCCACTCGTACAGGATGTGATTTATTACCTAAAACAATATCTAGATTAGCAAAAATAAAAAATATTATAGGAATAAAAGAAGCTACAGGTGATTTGTCTAGGATAAATAAGATATTAGAATTAGTGAGTGAAAAGTTTTTATTATTAAGCGGAGATGATGCAACAGCATTAGATTTTATACAATTAGGTGGTGTAGGAGTAATATCGGTAACAGCCAATATAGCAGCAAAATATATGGCAAAAATATGTTCTTTAGCATTAAAAGGAAATTTTTTAGAAGCAAGAAAAATAAATAAATTTCTAATAAAATTACATAATAAATTATTTATAGAACCTAATCCAATTCCAATAAAATGGGCTGCAAAAAAAATAGGATTAATAAAAAGTGATAAACTAAGATTACCTATGACAAAACTTTCTTATAAAAATAAATTATTATTAAAAAAAGAAATTTTAAAAATTAAAAATATTTAA
- the hisD gene encoding histidinol dehydrogenase has protein sequence MDILDIILWNKYELKNKEKFFNRPFLSKSDITTDIVNKIIEDVKKSGDVALFHYSNIFDKFNKTNFKVKKSRINNIDNYIDCNVKIAIQHSLKNIKKFHLKQKKYNLDIEIEPGVRCQHMVTPIESVGLYVPGGNFPLVSTILMLAIPANIAGCKNIVMCSPPPINDFLVYAAKICGVTKIYEIGGAQAIAALAIGTKSIPKVNKIFGPGNIYVTEAKIQVNNSGIGVSIDMPAGPSEVLIIADKFANSSFIASDFLSQLEHGIYSQAILLTDNINLAQNVKLEIKKQITSLSNYKIILQSLKNSFIIVTDNIHSCINISNRYCPEHLIIQTRNPRDILKFIYNAGSIFLGDWSPESAGDYASGTNHVLPTYGYASSYSGISLCDFQKRISVQELTSDGLLNLSKTIKILSKLENMDAHTNSIDIRLSSLKVK, from the coding sequence GTGGATATTTTAGATATTATTTTGTGGAATAAATATGAATTAAAAAATAAAGAAAAATTTTTTAATAGACCTTTTTTATCAAAATCTGATATTACAACAGATATTGTAAATAAAATTATAGAAGATGTTAAAAAATCTGGTGATGTTGCTTTATTTCATTATAGTAATATTTTTGATAAATTTAATAAAACAAATTTTAAAGTAAAAAAAAGCAGAATAAATAATATAGATAATTATATTGATTGTAATGTTAAAATTGCAATACAACATTCTTTAAAAAATATAAAAAAGTTTCATTTAAAGCAAAAAAAATATAATTTAGATATTGAAATTGAACCAGGTGTACGTTGCCAGCATATGGTTACTCCTATTGAATCTGTTGGATTATATGTTCCAGGAGGTAATTTTCCTTTAGTTTCTACTATTCTCATGTTAGCTATACCTGCTAATATAGCAGGTTGTAAAAATATAGTTATGTGTTCTCCTCCTCCTATTAATGATTTTTTAGTTTATGCAGCTAAAATATGCGGGGTTACTAAAATTTATGAAATAGGAGGAGCTCAAGCTATAGCTGCTTTAGCAATTGGTACTAAAAGTATACCTAAAGTAAATAAAATATTTGGTCCTGGCAATATTTATGTAACAGAAGCTAAAATTCAAGTAAATAATTCTGGTATTGGGGTTTCTATAGATATGCCTGCTGGTCCTTCTGAAGTATTAATTATTGCTGATAAATTTGCGAATTCTTCATTTATTGCTTCAGACTTTTTATCTCAATTGGAACATGGTATTTATTCTCAAGCTATTTTATTGACTGATAATATTAATCTCGCACAAAATGTTAAATTAGAAATAAAAAAACAGATTACCTCTTTATCTAATTATAAAATAATATTACAATCTTTAAAAAATAGTTTTATTATAGTTACTGATAATATACATTCTTGTATAAATATATCTAATCGTTATTGTCCGGAACATTTGATTATACAAACTAGAAATCCTAGAGATATATTAAAATTTATTTATAATGCAGGATCTATATTTTTAGGTGACTGGTCTCCTGAGTCTGCTGGTGACTATGCTTCAGGTACTAATCATGTTTTACCTACTTATGGTTATGCTTCTTCTTATTCAGGGATTAGTCTGTGTGATTTTCAAAAAAGAATTAGTGTTCAAGAATTAACTTCAGATGGTTTATTAAATTTATCTAAAACTATAAAAATATTATCTAAATTAGAAAATATGGATGCTCATACTAATTCTATTGATATAAGGTTATCTTCTTTAAAGGTTAAATAG
- the dapE gene encoding succinyl-diaminopimelate desuccinylase, translated as MSCPVTKLAQKLIYLPSISPHDLGCQKIIINRLLKIGFNIEDFKINNTDNFWAWRGTGKTLNFLGHTDVVPSGPVIKWKHHPFKSIIKNGVLFGRGASDMKGALAAMIIAVENFVFFNPRHIGRISFIITSDEESNAEDGTKKVVEKLIAKNEFIDYCLVGEPTSNLFLGDCIKNGRRGSLNAYLIIFGIQGHIAYPYLADNPIHKSLSILKELINHEWSKENNFFSKTQIQISNINSNNNSINTIPGSLFVNFNFRFNNDTNFNDIKLNFEKLLIKHKIKYSIKWNLSGNPFITKKGKLLDTVINSIKHYTSKEPELSTSGGTSDGRFFHSIGSEVIEFGLLNKTIHKINECVNISDLKMLSSIYYKIIEKIFI; from the coding sequence ATGTCATGTCCAGTAACTAAATTAGCACAAAAGCTTATTTATTTACCTTCTATAAGTCCGCATGATTTAGGATGTCAAAAAATTATAATAAATCGTTTATTGAAAATTGGCTTTAATATTGAAGATTTTAAAATTAATAATACAGATAATTTTTGGGCATGGCGTGGTACAGGTAAAACATTAAATTTTCTTGGTCATACTGATGTAGTTCCTTCAGGACCTGTAATAAAATGGAAACATCATCCTTTTAAATCTATCATAAAGAATGGAGTTTTATTTGGTAGAGGTGCTTCTGATATGAAAGGAGCATTAGCTGCTATGATAATAGCTGTAGAAAATTTTGTATTCTTTAATCCAAGGCATATAGGAAGAATATCATTTATTATTACTTCTGATGAAGAATCAAATGCTGAAGACGGTACTAAAAAAGTAGTAGAAAAATTAATAGCTAAGAATGAATTTATAGATTATTGTTTAGTTGGAGAACCCACTAGTAACTTATTCTTAGGAGATTGTATTAAAAATGGAAGAAGAGGTTCTTTAAACGCTTATTTGATAATATTTGGTATTCAAGGTCATATTGCTTATCCTTATTTAGCTGATAATCCTATACATAAATCTTTATCTATATTAAAAGAGTTAATTAATCATGAATGGAGTAAAGAGAATAATTTTTTCTCAAAGACACAAATTCAAATATCTAATATTAATTCTAATAATAATAGTATTAATACAATACCTGGTAGTTTATTTGTAAATTTTAACTTTCGTTTTAATAATGATACTAATTTTAATGATATAAAGTTAAATTTTGAAAAGTTATTAATAAAACATAAAATAAAATATTCAATTAAATGGAATTTATCTGGAAATCCTTTTATAACAAAAAAAGGTAAATTATTAGATACGGTTATTAATTCTATTAAACATTATACTTCTAAAGAACCTGAATTATCTACAAGTGGCGGCACTTCTGATGGAAGATTTTTTCATTCTATTGGTTCAGAAGTAATTGAGTTTGGTTTGTTAAACAAAACTATACATAAAATTAATGAATGTGTTAATATTTCAGATTTAAAAATGTTAAGTTCGATTTATTATAAAATAATAGAAAAAATTTTTATCTAA
- the hisC gene encoding histidinol-phosphate transaminase, with protein MNVNLLKLARKNIQTLIPYQSARLIGGKGNIFLNANESPNSESFSLTNKVFNRYPECQPKEILSVYSKYISLPLNNILVTRGSDESIELLIKTFCEPYKDSIMFFPPTYDMYHISAKILGINAVIIPKLSNFQLNLKLIESNSNSVKLIYICNPNNPTGNIIRHKDIIFILKLFEFKALVVIDEAYIDFCSENSMLKYLDKYPNLVILRTLSKAFALAGLRCGFTLANKNIIFLLRKVIAPYPLSSPVIDIVNQAFSSKNILITKKRILQLNYNRLFLVKELNKFDFIENIFNSYANYILVKFINANRILRFLQNKGIVLRNQSTKLNLNNCIRISIGTLLECKNLIKIFNLYKTFLYKDKDINCE; from the coding sequence ATGAATGTAAATTTATTAAAGTTAGCTCGTAAAAATATTCAAACTTTGATTCCATATCAATCAGCTCGTTTAATTGGAGGAAAAGGTAATATTTTTTTGAATGCTAATGAATCTCCTAATTCTGAATCTTTTAGTCTTACAAACAAAGTATTTAATCGTTATCCAGAATGCCAGCCAAAAGAAATTTTGTCTGTATATTCTAAATATATATCTTTACCATTAAATAATATTTTAGTTACCAGAGGTTCTGATGAATCTATAGAACTATTAATTAAAACTTTTTGTGAACCTTATAAAGATTCAATTATGTTTTTTCCTCCTACCTATGATATGTATCATATAAGTGCAAAGATTTTAGGTATAAATGCAGTAATTATACCTAAATTGTCAAACTTTCAGTTAAATTTAAAACTGATAGAATCTAATTCTAATTCAGTAAAATTAATTTATATATGTAATCCTAATAATCCTACTGGAAATATTATAAGACATAAAGATATAATATTTATTTTAAAATTATTTGAATTTAAAGCTCTAGTTGTAATTGATGAAGCATATATTGATTTTTGTTCAGAAAATAGTATGTTAAAATATTTAGATAAATATCCAAATTTAGTTATTTTAAGAACTTTATCTAAAGCATTTGCTTTGGCTGGATTGAGATGTGGTTTTACATTGGCTAATAAAAATATAATTTTTTTACTTAGAAAAGTTATAGCTCCTTATCCTTTATCTTCTCCAGTTATAGATATTGTTAATCAGGCTTTTAGTTCTAAAAATATTTTAATAACAAAAAAAAGAATTTTACAATTAAATTATAATAGACTTTTTCTAGTAAAAGAGTTAAATAAATTTGATTTTATAGAAAATATATTTAATAGTTATGCTAATTATATATTAGTAAAATTTATAAATGCTAATAGAATTTTGAGATTTTTGCAGAATAAAGGAATAGTTTTGCGTAATCAAAGTACCAAATTAAACTTAAATAATTGTATAAGAATTTCTATAGGAACTTTATTAGAATGCAAAAATTTAATAAAAATATTTAATTTATATAAAACATTTTTATATAAAGATAAGGATATAAACTGTGAGTAA
- the aroC gene encoding chorismate synthase, whose amino-acid sequence MPGNSIGKIFKVTTFGESHGKSIGCIIDGMPPGIKINKEDIQKELDRRKPGKSRFTTQRRETDEIHILSGIFNGTTTGTSIGLLVHNKDQKSQDYDKIKDLFRPGHADYTYEKKYKIRDFRGGGRSSARETTMRVAAGAFAKKYLYKIYKIKIRGFIQQIGNIKCNFEGWKYVENNNFFCPNKNQINMLENLIKNLIKEGDSIGAKIKIIAENVPVGLGDPVFDKLDADLAHALMSINAVKGVEIGDGFKVIKQKGSENRDEIYNQKFLSNHSGGILGGISSGQNIIAKIALKPTSSIRKPGKTINNKGENKIIITKGRHDPCVGIRAVPIAEAMISIIIMDHILRYKAQCNFI is encoded by the coding sequence ATGCCTGGTAACTCTATAGGTAAAATATTTAAAGTAACAACTTTTGGAGAATCACACGGAAAATCAATAGGTTGTATAATCGATGGAATGCCTCCAGGAATCAAAATTAATAAAGAAGACATACAAAAAGAACTAGATAGAAGAAAACCAGGAAAATCTAGATTTACAACACAAAGACGTGAAACAGATGAAATTCATATTTTATCAGGAATTTTTAATGGAACTACCACTGGAACTAGTATTGGATTATTAGTTCATAATAAAGATCAAAAATCTCAAGACTATGATAAAATTAAAGATTTATTTAGACCAGGTCATGCGGACTATACGTATGAAAAAAAGTATAAAATAAGAGATTTTAGAGGAGGAGGAAGATCGTCTGCTAGAGAAACAACAATGAGAGTTGCAGCTGGCGCTTTTGCAAAAAAATATTTATATAAAATATATAAAATAAAAATTAGGGGCTTTATTCAACAAATAGGAAACATAAAGTGTAATTTCGAAGGATGGAAATATGTAGAAAATAATAATTTTTTTTGTCCAAATAAAAATCAAATAAATATGTTAGAAAATTTAATAAAAAATTTAATAAAAGAAGGTGATTCTATAGGAGCTAAAATTAAAATTATTGCTGAAAATGTACCTGTAGGACTAGGAGATCCAGTATTTGACAAATTAGATGCAGATTTAGCTCATGCACTAATGAGTATTAATGCTGTAAAAGGAGTAGAAATAGGAGATGGTTTTAAGGTAATAAAACAAAAAGGAAGTGAAAATAGGGATGAAATTTATAATCAAAAATTTTTAAGTAATCATTCTGGTGGTATTTTAGGGGGAATTAGTAGCGGACAAAACATTATAGCTAAAATAGCATTAAAACCAACTTCTAGTATAAGGAAACCAGGAAAAACAATAAATAATAAAGGAGAAAACAAAATAATTATTACAAAAGGAAGACATGATCCTTGCGTTGGAATTAGGGCTGTACCAATAGCAGAGGCTATGATATCAATAATTATTATGGATCATATATTAAGATATAAAGCTCAATGTAATTTTATTTAA